A part of Nocardioides sp. WS12 genomic DNA contains:
- a CDS encoding MCE family protein: MTSSRSLLRALGALVVTGAVLATSGCGVGPGSDKMTVKAYLVDSAGLFVGNDVGVLGVNVGSITSIEPAGDKVLVTMEIDGDQPVPADAGAVVVARSVATDRYIELTPVYREGAKMADGATIDVDRTQSPVDFDQVLDSLNEFATGIGGNVETTKAVQRFIDAGTSALQGRGPLLNQTIHSLADGVSGISSQREDIAATLKSLDVLLSSIATNESTARTFIQQVSRASKILADERENFRSALRSLDEAVTTVAKFAVDNRQEIVDTLDGSTELMNTVLSKQGRLEEILRVMPLALQNLALIKGDRLPVRIDPLILVPLGDVLQDICDGLLQGTLCDALIGTGLGQ, from the coding sequence GTGACCAGCTCCAGAAGTCTGCTCCGCGCCCTGGGGGCCCTCGTCGTGACGGGCGCGGTCCTGGCCACCTCCGGGTGTGGTGTCGGCCCCGGCTCGGACAAGATGACGGTGAAGGCCTACCTGGTCGACTCGGCCGGTCTGTTCGTCGGCAACGACGTGGGCGTCCTGGGCGTCAACGTCGGCTCGATCACCTCGATCGAGCCGGCCGGCGACAAGGTCCTGGTCACGATGGAGATCGACGGCGACCAGCCGGTGCCGGCAGACGCCGGTGCGGTGGTCGTGGCCCGCTCAGTGGCGACGGACCGCTACATCGAACTCACCCCGGTGTACCGCGAAGGCGCGAAGATGGCCGACGGCGCCACCATCGATGTCGATCGCACCCAGTCGCCTGTCGACTTCGACCAGGTTCTCGACTCGCTCAACGAGTTCGCGACCGGTATCGGCGGCAACGTCGAGACGACGAAGGCCGTCCAGCGATTCATCGATGCAGGCACCAGTGCCCTCCAGGGCCGCGGCCCGTTGTTGAACCAGACCATCCACTCCCTGGCCGACGGCGTCAGCGGGATCTCCTCCCAGCGGGAGGACATCGCGGCGACGTTGAAGTCCCTGGACGTGCTGCTCAGCAGCATCGCGACCAACGAGTCCACGGCCAGGACCTTCATCCAGCAGGTGTCCCGGGCCTCGAAGATCCTGGCTGATGAGCGGGAGAACTTCCGTTCGGCCCTGCGGTCCCTTGATGAGGCAGTCACCACCGTGGCCAAGTTCGCGGTCGACAACCGTCAGGAGATCGTCGACACCCTCGATGGTTCGACCGAGTTGATGAACACCGTGCTGTCGAAGCAGGGCAGGCTCGAGGAGATCCTCCGCGTGATGCCGCTCGCCCTGCAGAACCTCGCACTGATCAAGGGTGATCGTCTGCCGGTCCGGATCGATCCACTGATCCTGGTGCCGCTCGGCGACGTGTTGCAGGACATCTGTGACGGACTGCTGCAGGGCACCCTCTGCGATGCACTCATCGGGACAGGACTGGGCCAGTGA
- a CDS encoding MCE family protein, with amino-acid sequence MAREETRQQLARRGLIALVALAVIGALITLRSNGTFGSKPHVTAEVANAGGSLRAGSDVKMNGAIVGKVSSIDRAKSGGGVTIDIEMSEDDIDSVPANAVARVLPATVFGTTFVDLVLYGKGSGKLKAGSVVKADSSQGTLELQQALDDIDRLVKALGPAELASAIGSAAEALDGRGGQIGEQVRVLNSYLDRLNPRMPQVRADLTALASTTKLLDEIAPDLLDATDDVLVTLNTIVTQEASLTALISGGTTLARTARGFLSKNEKALVRFINGSAVLLDAVYDNRRAGITDAIAVNIALGKVIPTTVREGFVKTDGTIKLGVPRYYSQRPTYRTGSTDQAGIGGLLGSGR; translated from the coding sequence ATGGCTCGCGAAGAAACTCGGCAGCAGCTCGCCCGACGGGGGCTGATCGCGCTGGTCGCCCTGGCGGTCATCGGTGCGCTCATCACGTTGCGCAGCAATGGCACCTTCGGCTCCAAGCCGCACGTCACCGCAGAGGTCGCCAACGCCGGCGGCTCGCTGCGTGCTGGCTCCGACGTGAAGATGAACGGCGCCATCGTCGGCAAGGTCTCCTCCATCGACCGGGCGAAGTCCGGCGGCGGTGTGACCATCGACATCGAGATGTCCGAGGACGACATCGACTCCGTGCCGGCCAACGCGGTGGCCCGGGTGCTGCCCGCGACGGTGTTCGGTACGACGTTCGTGGACCTCGTGCTCTACGGAAAGGGTTCCGGAAAGCTGAAGGCCGGGTCGGTGGTCAAGGCCGACTCCAGCCAGGGCACGCTGGAACTGCAGCAGGCGCTGGACGACATCGACCGACTGGTCAAGGCCCTCGGGCCGGCCGAGCTCGCGTCGGCGATCGGATCGGCAGCCGAGGCCCTCGACGGCCGAGGCGGCCAGATCGGTGAGCAGGTCCGGGTGCTCAACTCGTACCTCGACAGGCTCAACCCGAGGATGCCCCAGGTGCGTGCCGACCTGACGGCACTGGCGTCCACGACGAAGCTGCTCGACGAGATCGCTCCTGACCTGCTCGACGCGACGGACGACGTGCTGGTCACGTTGAACACCATCGTCACGCAAGAGGCGTCCCTGACGGCGCTGATCTCCGGCGGCACCACCCTGGCCCGCACCGCACGTGGCTTCCTCAGCAAGAACGAGAAGGCGCTGGTTCGATTCATCAACGGGTCGGCCGTGCTGCTCGATGCGGTGTACGACAACCGCAGGGCCGGCATCACGGACGCGATCGCCGTGAACATCGCCCTCGGCAAGGTCATCCCGACGACCGTGAGAGAAGGATTCGTGAAGACCGACGGCACGATCAAGCTCGGTGTGCCGCGCTACTACAGCCAGCGGCCGACGTACCGCACCGGCAGCACCGATCAGGCGGGCATCGGCGGATTGTTGGGGTCGGGCCGATGA
- a CDS encoding MlaD family protein produces MTGLRTIAIKFAAFATLSGLLLMLLINTMTNGVSGDTREVVAEFSDVSGLRIGDDVKAAGVRVGQVKKIEATDEGAEITLEVAREQAVLDNTKLVMRYQNLLGQRYIGMVQGSKRGAEVEDGAKVPVTQTDPGFDLTELLNGFRPLFKVLQPADVNTLATSLVKVLQGEGGTIEQLLKQTGELSNFLADKDAVIGQVMTNLKPVLDNLAGQGDELTATVRELRGLMTGLAQDRESIGASIDGVSRLVGATSSLLKEVKVPLVKATDRFVTVADMLEKSRGSLEDAVPAFGTIFESLGRATSYENALNVYVCSLSIALTENAGGINPVGNNGPWSAVCR; encoded by the coding sequence ATGACCGGGCTCCGGACGATCGCGATCAAGTTCGCGGCCTTTGCCACCCTCAGCGGCCTGCTGCTCATGTTGTTGATCAACACGATGACCAACGGGGTGTCCGGCGACACCCGGGAGGTCGTCGCCGAGTTCAGTGACGTCAGCGGTCTGCGGATCGGTGACGACGTGAAGGCGGCCGGTGTCCGGGTCGGTCAGGTCAAGAAGATCGAGGCCACCGACGAAGGCGCTGAGATCACCCTGGAGGTTGCCCGTGAGCAGGCAGTCCTCGACAACACCAAGCTCGTGATGCGCTACCAGAACCTCCTCGGCCAGCGTTACATCGGCATGGTGCAGGGCTCCAAGCGAGGCGCCGAGGTCGAGGACGGAGCCAAGGTGCCGGTGACACAGACAGACCCGGGCTTCGACCTGACCGAGTTGCTCAACGGTTTCCGTCCGCTGTTCAAGGTGCTGCAGCCGGCCGACGTGAACACGCTGGCCACGTCACTCGTCAAGGTCCTGCAGGGGGAGGGCGGCACCATCGAGCAGCTCCTCAAGCAGACCGGCGAGCTGAGCAACTTCCTGGCCGACAAGGACGCCGTCATCGGTCAGGTCATGACGAACCTCAAGCCGGTGCTCGACAACCTGGCCGGCCAGGGCGACGAGCTCACCGCCACCGTTCGGGAACTGCGGGGTCTGATGACAGGCCTTGCCCAGGACCGCGAGTCGATCGGTGCGTCGATCGACGGGGTCAGCCGCCTGGTCGGAGCGACGAGTTCGCTCCTCAAGGAGGTCAAGGTTCCCCTGGTGAAGGCGACGGATCGCTTCGTGACGGTTGCCGACATGCTCGAGAAGTCGCGAGGAAGTCTGGAGGACGCGGTGCCCGCATTCGGGACCATCTTCGAATCGCTCGGTAGAGCGACGTCGTACGAGAACGCGTTGAACGTCTACGTGTGTTCGTTGTCGATCGCCCTGACCGAGAACGCCGGCGGGATCAACCCGGTCGGCAACAACGGACCCTGGTCGGCGGTGTGTCGATGA
- a CDS encoding MCE family protein → MKPMNERDPMKVGIITIAILGLIGAVVVVLSVTSFGTKKYTAIVEHTAGLRSGEDVQVHGVNSGKITGVELEDDHVLVSFVLDSDIELGNQTTATVKVATLLGSHYLEVDPNGTGSLANGQIPMDRTSVPYNLQDVIEEGTKALDKLDPDILAKALTAMAGTLGASEDEIGPALEGVARLSEVISKRSDQVGDLLVSTRSVTDQLSASSEDIVGLMKQANLVVSEITSRKDAIHTLLVETTELSKALTAIVKATNGKLKPALTDLNAVLDTLNRQDKQLTHLLEVMGPSVRYVANATGSGPFVPLYLKPPAVPADDTTCKLRGDCQ, encoded by the coding sequence ATGAAGCCCATGAATGAGCGCGACCCCATGAAGGTCGGCATCATCACGATCGCGATCCTCGGCCTCATCGGTGCTGTGGTCGTCGTCCTGAGTGTCACGTCGTTCGGTACGAAGAAGTACACCGCGATCGTCGAGCACACCGCGGGTCTGCGGTCCGGTGAGGACGTCCAGGTTCACGGCGTCAACTCCGGCAAGATCACGGGCGTCGAGCTCGAGGATGACCACGTGCTGGTCAGCTTCGTACTCGACAGCGACATCGAACTCGGCAACCAGACCACCGCCACGGTCAAGGTGGCCACCCTGCTGGGCAGCCACTATCTCGAGGTGGATCCCAACGGAACGGGCTCGCTCGCGAACGGCCAGATCCCGATGGACCGCACGTCGGTGCCCTACAACCTCCAAGACGTCATCGAGGAGGGCACCAAGGCGCTCGACAAGCTCGACCCCGACATCCTGGCCAAGGCACTGACCGCCATGGCCGGAACGCTGGGCGCGAGCGAGGACGAGATCGGGCCGGCGCTCGAGGGCGTCGCCCGACTCTCCGAGGTCATCTCGAAGCGCTCCGACCAGGTCGGGGACCTGCTGGTCTCGACGCGCAGCGTGACCGACCAACTGTCCGCGAGCAGCGAGGACATCGTCGGCCTGATGAAGCAGGCCAACCTCGTGGTCAGCGAGATCACCAGCCGCAAGGACGCCATCCACACGCTCCTCGTGGAGACCACCGAGCTCTCGAAGGCGCTGACTGCGATCGTCAAGGCGACCAACGGCAAGTTGAAGCCGGCCCTGACTGACCTGAACGCGGTGTTGGACACCCTCAACAGGCAGGACAAGCAGTTGACTCACCTGCTCGAGGTGATGGGCCCCTCGGTCCGGTACGTCGCCAACGCGACCGGCAGCGGTCCGTTCGTGCCGCTCTACCTCAAGCCGCCCGCCGTTCCGGCGGACGACACGACCTGCAAGCTGCGGGGTGACTGCCAGTGA